A window from Chryseobacterium vaccae encodes these proteins:
- a CDS encoding reprolysin-like metallopeptidase, whose protein sequence is MKKLITTLCLSLVGGTALAQWSPAKPETKVKSIDLKSPTGMVRQNFKLDINLLRDQLKNAQEMGKGSKPVVISIPTLSGKIEKFNVYSFPVLVKSLADRYNLGSYVGVGIDDPEKYLRFSLAPNDFQSMIIKGGEYEFIDPQNADKTLYGVHPKTVNTEGKSFVCTTSENPNEVHQIEQMRRSGQNFNNQPTDFSRSSDKKYRTMRLALSATGEYTTFHGGTKPLALQAMNATMTRVNAVFEKDLALHLNVQDFENIIFTDATSDPYSNNLNLQLQQTLTSLVGSENYDIGHVFNAAGNNGNAGCIGCVCISPVATTDRAKGSAFTQSTSPVGDNFDIDFVAHEMGHQLGANHTFAHALEPAGKNVEPGSGTTIMGYAGITGATTDVQAHSDPFFHHVSIQQIQTNLTNKLCDVETPVTNNPPVVAALPTYNIPKGTAFVLTASATDQENNPLTYVWEQIDNAALVIDKNNLGTTTSGATFRSQPASTSPTRYFPKLSSVLDGVLDNSNNGWESVSKVARTTNFAVTVRDNNPNPAEQQTNYGTQTIVVGNDGPFKVNTQYVYHNSPTAVEWDVANTTSAPYNSANVKIDYTTDNGTSWTVLSNTTANDGSEVFSFPSSLNGQIIKLRISSIGNVFYAVKAINVVTLIACDGTAPGGIGVSNITPSSAVVTWAPVPTATYVVRYKKVSETTWQTINTSSNTVTLPNLVDGTAYEVQIATVCSGTTGTYSASSGFTTPGLVYCNVQSGNGTDDHIANISLGNLASNPSGPSVYTNYTTNPALQINLVAGNQYTLSITKGWTSTPVPEMVTAWIDFNRNGSFEDSERILMVSNATTNTQNPVTASFTVPANAVIGQGLRMRASVFYYQSAPYVISTPPCGTVGLYGEVEDYNVVVTSPNLGTSDIKKANDGIQIYPNPVSDILNVTKVSDKAAYKIYNAAGQLVSDGNINSGKINVSSLIKGGYVITIDDKGKDQFRSKFIKK, encoded by the coding sequence ATGAAAAAACTTATTACTACTTTATGTTTAAGTTTGGTAGGAGGAACGGCCCTCGCACAGTGGTCGCCCGCTAAACCGGAAACAAAAGTCAAGTCAATTGATCTGAAATCACCTACCGGAATGGTGAGGCAGAATTTCAAACTGGACATTAACTTATTAAGAGACCAGCTTAAAAATGCCCAGGAAATGGGAAAAGGAAGTAAGCCAGTGGTTATTTCCATTCCGACATTGAGTGGGAAAATTGAAAAATTTAATGTATACAGTTTTCCGGTTCTTGTAAAGTCCCTTGCAGACAGGTATAATTTAGGCTCCTATGTGGGAGTTGGGATTGATGATCCTGAAAAATACCTGAGATTCTCATTGGCTCCGAATGATTTCCAGTCTATGATTATCAAAGGCGGGGAATATGAATTTATTGATCCACAGAATGCAGATAAAACACTTTATGGCGTTCATCCTAAAACGGTAAACACGGAAGGTAAAAGTTTTGTCTGTACTACATCAGAAAATCCAAATGAAGTTCATCAGATAGAACAAATGCGTAGATCTGGGCAGAATTTCAATAACCAGCCGACAGATTTCTCCAGAAGCTCAGACAAGAAGTACCGTACCATGAGATTGGCTCTTTCTGCTACAGGAGAATACACTACTTTTCATGGAGGTACCAAACCATTGGCACTTCAGGCTATGAACGCTACAATGACAAGAGTAAATGCCGTTTTCGAAAAAGACCTTGCTCTTCACTTAAATGTTCAGGATTTTGAGAATATTATTTTTACAGATGCTACCTCAGATCCCTATTCGAACAATTTAAATTTACAGTTGCAGCAGACGCTTACATCATTGGTAGGCAGCGAGAACTATGATATAGGCCACGTGTTTAATGCTGCGGGAAATAACGGAAATGCAGGATGTATCGGTTGCGTATGTATATCTCCGGTTGCGACTACTGATAGAGCAAAAGGATCTGCCTTTACTCAGAGTACAAGCCCGGTAGGGGATAATTTTGATATTGATTTTGTCGCTCACGAAATGGGCCACCAGCTTGGAGCTAACCACACCTTTGCCCATGCGTTGGAACCCGCCGGAAAGAATGTTGAACCAGGTTCAGGGACTACTATTATGGGATATGCCGGTATTACTGGTGCTACTACGGATGTTCAAGCACATTCTGACCCGTTTTTTCATCATGTGAGCATCCAGCAGATTCAAACCAATCTTACCAACAAGTTATGTGATGTAGAAACTCCGGTTACCAACAACCCTCCTGTTGTTGCTGCATTACCTACTTATAATATCCCTAAAGGAACAGCGTTTGTATTGACTGCTTCTGCTACAGATCAGGAAAATAACCCACTTACTTATGTATGGGAACAGATTGATAATGCTGCACTTGTTATCGATAAAAATAATCTTGGAACGACTACTTCAGGGGCTACATTCAGATCACAGCCAGCGAGTACAAGTCCTACAAGATATTTCCCTAAATTATCTTCAGTGCTTGACGGAGTGTTGGATAATTCAAACAACGGTTGGGAATCTGTTTCTAAAGTAGCAAGAACAACCAACTTTGCTGTAACCGTAAGAGATAATAACCCAAACCCTGCAGAACAGCAGACTAATTATGGAACACAAACCATTGTAGTTGGAAATGACGGACCATTTAAAGTGAATACTCAGTATGTATATCATAACTCACCAACTGCCGTTGAATGGGATGTGGCCAATACAACTTCGGCTCCATACAATTCTGCGAATGTTAAAATTGATTATACAACAGACAATGGAACATCATGGACTGTTCTTTCAAATACAACAGCCAATGATGGCTCAGAAGTGTTTTCTTTCCCTTCTTCATTGAATGGGCAGATCATTAAATTGAGAATTTCTTCAATAGGTAATGTATTCTATGCAGTTAAAGCAATCAATGTAGTAACATTAATCGCTTGTGATGGTACTGCGCCAGGCGGTATTGGTGTAAGTAACATTACCCCTAGTTCTGCTGTAGTAACTTGGGCGCCGGTACCAACGGCTACTTATGTTGTAAGATATAAGAAAGTAAGTGAGACGACTTGGCAGACTATTAATACATCTTCAAATACAGTAACATTGCCAAACCTTGTTGATGGAACTGCATACGAAGTACAAATTGCAACAGTTTGCTCTGGAACTACAGGAACTTATTCTGCATCTTCAGGATTTACAACACCAGGTCTTGTATATTGTAACGTACAATCCGGAAACGGAACAGATGATCATATTGCCAACATATCATTAGGAAATTTAGCGAGTAACCCTTCAGGTCCTAGTGTGTATACCAATTATACTACGAATCCTGCATTGCAGATCAATTTGGTAGCAGGTAACCAGTATACACTGTCTATTACAAAAGGATGGACCAGTACTCCTGTTCCGGAAATGGTAACTGCATGGATCGATTTCAATAGAAATGGAAGCTTTGAAGATAGCGAAAGAATTTTAATGGTTTCTAATGCAACAACCAATACACAGAACCCTGTTACAGCTTCATTTACAGTTCCGGCTAATGCTGTTATAGGACAGGGATTAAGAATGAGAGCCAGTGTATTCTATTACCAGTCGGCACCTTATGTAATTTCTACACCTCCATGTGGGACTGTAGGTTTATACGGAGAAGTTGAAGACTACAATGTTGTTGTAACTTCACCAAATTTAGGAACAAGCGACATTAAAAAAGCTAATGACGGAATCCAGATCTATCCTAACCCGGTAAGCGATATCCTGAACGTAACAAAAGTTTCAGATAAAGCTGCCTATAAAATTTATAATGCTGCCGGCCAGCTTGTAAGTGATGGAAATATCAACAGTGGAAAGATCAATGTTTCTTCTTTAATTAAAGGTGGATATGTGATCACTATAGATGATAAAGGAAAAGATCAATTCAGATCTAAGTTCATCAAAAAATAA
- a CDS encoding DUF6048 family protein, whose amino-acid sequence MRTRLAFTFFFSLIGILTLAQEEKETKKTKWKYEPNFMVGLDALNTGVSFFSDRMLYQGFISSRIKENVHAIAEAGFEKNVYQKNGYDAKASGPFVKLGAFYMLAKDTENPFNGFYAGGKVGGAFYNQEYMAIPVRGFGGSTSSVAFPSSSQSSFWVEGTLGGRVQLFDSNFYIDVNLQPRYLAYTSKQDNISPMIIPGFGRSSSKFNMGFAWNIAYKF is encoded by the coding sequence ATGAGGACAAGACTAGCATTTACCTTCTTTTTTAGCCTGATCGGAATACTGACGCTGGCTCAGGAAGAAAAAGAAACAAAGAAAACCAAATGGAAATACGAGCCTAATTTCATGGTAGGTCTTGATGCACTGAATACCGGGGTCTCTTTTTTCTCAGACCGTATGCTGTATCAGGGGTTTATCTCTTCCAGAATAAAGGAAAATGTTCATGCCATTGCTGAAGCAGGCTTTGAAAAAAATGTGTATCAGAAGAATGGGTATGATGCCAAAGCAAGCGGTCCTTTTGTGAAGTTGGGAGCATTTTATATGCTGGCAAAAGATACAGAAAATCCGTTCAATGGTTTCTATGCCGGAGGTAAAGTTGGGGGAGCTTTTTACAACCAGGAATATATGGCTATCCCGGTGCGTGGATTTGGGGGAAGTACTTCCTCAGTAGCCTTTCCGTCTTCCTCTCAATCTTCTTTCTGGGTGGAAGGAACACTGGGAGGCAGAGTTCAGTTGTTTGACTCTAACTTTTATATTGATGTGAACCTTCAGCCAAGATATCTTGCATATACTTCTAAGCAGGATAATATATCACCAATGATCATTCCGGGATTTGGCAGAAGTTCTTCCAAATTCAATATGGGCTTTGCATGGAATATTGCCTATAAGTTTTAA
- a CDS encoding DUF6452 family protein: MKYLRYLIVLCGLCMIWSCGGDDDICESGEGTPRMKIGFKSQDGKIKALENVYVAVDYGSGKVELGRQQNVESVLAPLRVDDNAYTDVYVRLEDKGKESQVRISYTTKATYVSPGCGVKKSYENLKAELITADPVKATEVAQNQIENEDKTSIYLLF; this comes from the coding sequence ATGAAATACCTTAGATACCTTATAGTATTATGTGGCCTTTGTATGATTTGGTCATGCGGAGGAGATGATGATATCTGTGAAAGCGGAGAGGGAACCCCGCGAATGAAAATAGGCTTCAAGTCTCAGGATGGCAAAATTAAGGCGTTGGAAAACGTCTATGTTGCCGTAGATTATGGTTCCGGAAAAGTGGAGCTGGGAAGACAGCAGAATGTTGAATCAGTACTTGCTCCCTTAAGAGTGGATGATAACGCCTATACCGATGTTTATGTGAGGTTAGAAGATAAGGGAAAAGAATCTCAGGTAAGAATAAGCTATACCACAAAAGCTACCTATGTGTCTCCGGGATGTGGTGTAAAAAAATCCTATGAGAATCTGAAAGCAGAATTAATAACAGCTGATCCTGTAAAAGCAACGGAAGTAGCACAAAATCAAATAGAGAATGAGGACAAGACTAGCATTTACCTTCTTTTTTAG
- a CDS encoding zinc-dependent metalloprotease, producing the protein MKEVKNLRNAALIALALSLGQSGLKAQEKDSTAVKTDTAKVKKDDPKKKPAMKSYKEIITDKAVSDQGVFTVHKIEDKYYFEIPDKMLKKEFLLVTRLTKAAAGMRSGTTGYAGDQIGQQVVAFEKGPKDKILLRSISYVDYAKDSTSDMYNSVIRNNVQSIIKSFDVKTYGNDKKSSVIEVTDLLNSDNEMVSFSVRNKEAFKVGAFQKDMSFVNFVKSFPGNIEVNTTKTFARTLGRPLPGIPPADLPKVSGNYTVEINSSFVLLPENKMQARYFDPRVGYFAVGYTDFDLDPQGVKRISLVKRWRLEPKPQDLEKYKRGELVEPAKPIVFYIDPATPKKWVPYLIQGVNDWQKAFEKAGFKNAVYAKVPDPKTDPEWSLEDARFSAVVYKPSDVPNASGPSISDPRTGEILESHINWYHNVMLLLRNWYFVQAAPNDERARKVKFDDKLMGELIRFVSSHEVGHTLGLRHNFGSSSTVPVEKLRDKKWLEKNGHTPSIMDYARFNYVAQPEDNIGDSGIMPRIGDYDDWAIEWGYRRFYQYNTPDAEKEHLNKWIIKNLKNERLWFGTETNPLDPRSQSEQVGDNAMVASTYGIKNLKRIIDNLDKWTATPNEDYENLGMMYDQVVSQFRRYTGHVSKYIGGQMETPKTAEQSGVVYEAVAKKDQQEAMRFLEENVFTVPQWLLKKEIFEKTGKTPVKTVEEIQNGVLTRILSPFVLQNMYQMEAVDQNTYTVIDLFADLNNSIIKKQNPDVYGRNLQRSYVDNLIKLVDTKVSDKSDVAAIARGNLNTIKKELSVKTDPNTVNKYHYEDLVFRIEKALDPK; encoded by the coding sequence ATGAAAGAAGTGAAAAACCTTAGGAATGCAGCACTCATTGCGCTGGCGCTGTCATTGGGACAAAGTGGATTGAAAGCACAAGAGAAAGATTCTACGGCAGTAAAAACAGATACAGCCAAAGTAAAAAAAGATGACCCGAAGAAGAAACCGGCTATGAAATCCTATAAAGAGATCATTACCGATAAAGCAGTTTCGGATCAGGGTGTTTTCACCGTTCATAAAATTGAAGATAAATATTACTTTGAGATTCCTGACAAAATGCTGAAAAAGGAATTCCTTTTGGTAACAAGACTTACCAAAGCAGCTGCAGGAATGCGTTCGGGAACTACCGGTTATGCCGGAGACCAAATCGGCCAGCAGGTAGTTGCCTTTGAAAAAGGTCCAAAAGATAAAATCCTTCTTAGATCTATTTCGTACGTAGATTATGCAAAAGATTCTACATCAGATATGTATAATTCTGTGATCAGAAATAATGTGCAATCTATCATTAAATCTTTTGATGTAAAAACATACGGAAATGATAAGAAATCTTCAGTAATTGAGGTAACAGATCTCCTGAATTCTGACAATGAAATGGTTTCTTTCTCTGTAAGGAATAAAGAAGCCTTCAAAGTAGGAGCTTTTCAGAAAGATATGTCTTTTGTAAACTTCGTAAAATCATTCCCTGGAAATATAGAAGTTAATACCACAAAAACTTTTGCACGTACCTTAGGCAGACCTTTACCGGGAATTCCACCGGCCGATCTTCCGAAAGTAAGCGGAAACTATACCGTAGAGATTAACTCATCTTTCGTTCTTCTTCCGGAAAATAAGATGCAGGCACGTTATTTTGACCCAAGAGTAGGGTATTTTGCAGTCGGATATACAGACTTCGATTTAGATCCTCAGGGAGTAAAAAGAATTTCTCTGGTAAAAAGATGGAGACTGGAGCCTAAACCTCAGGATCTTGAAAAATATAAAAGAGGAGAACTGGTAGAGCCTGCAAAACCTATTGTATTCTATATTGATCCTGCAACCCCTAAAAAATGGGTTCCTTACCTGATTCAGGGAGTGAACGACTGGCAGAAGGCTTTTGAAAAAGCAGGTTTCAAAAATGCGGTGTACGCAAAAGTTCCGGATCCTAAAACAGATCCAGAATGGAGTCTTGAAGATGCAAGATTCTCTGCCGTTGTCTATAAACCTTCAGATGTCCCCAATGCTTCAGGACCTTCTATTTCCGATCCGAGAACAGGGGAAATTCTGGAAAGCCATATCAATTGGTATCATAATGTAATGCTTCTGCTGAGAAACTGGTATTTTGTACAGGCTGCACCTAATGATGAAAGAGCCCGAAAGGTAAAGTTTGATGATAAACTGATGGGAGAACTGATCCGTTTTGTTTCTTCTCATGAAGTAGGACATACTTTAGGATTAAGGCATAATTTTGGCTCAAGTTCTACCGTGCCCGTTGAAAAGTTAAGAGATAAAAAATGGCTGGAAAAAAATGGTCATACCCCTTCCATCATGGATTATGCAAGATTTAATTATGTTGCACAGCCGGAAGATAATATTGGTGATTCAGGAATTATGCCAAGAATTGGTGACTATGATGACTGGGCCATTGAATGGGGATACAGGAGATTTTATCAGTACAATACTCCGGATGCTGAAAAAGAGCATCTGAATAAATGGATTATTAAAAACCTGAAGAATGAAAGACTTTGGTTTGGTACAGAAACCAATCCTTTGGATCCTAGATCTCAGAGCGAGCAGGTAGGAGATAATGCCATGGTGGCCAGTACGTACGGAATCAAGAACCTGAAGAGAATTATAGATAATCTTGACAAATGGACGGCGACTCCAAATGAAGATTATGAAAACCTTGGAATGATGTATGATCAGGTTGTGTCACAATTCAGAAGGTACACAGGACATGTTTCAAAATACATTGGTGGCCAGATGGAAACTCCTAAAACAGCAGAACAGTCCGGAGTAGTATATGAAGCAGTTGCTAAAAAAGATCAGCAGGAAGCCATGAGATTTTTAGAAGAGAATGTATTTACAGTACCACAATGGCTACTTAAAAAAGAGATATTTGAAAAAACAGGAAAAACACCTGTAAAAACGGTTGAAGAAATTCAGAATGGTGTTCTTACAAGAATTTTAAGTCCTTTTGTATTACAGAATATGTATCAGATGGAAGCGGTTGATCAGAATACCTATACTGTGATTGATCTTTTTGCAGACCTTAATAATTCGATTATTAAAAAGCAGAATCCTGATGTATATGGAAGAAACCTTCAGAGAAGCTATGTAGATAACCTGATTAAACTTGTGGATACAAAAGTTTCAGACAAATCTGATGTTGCTGCCATTGCCAGAGGTAATTTAAATACAATAAAGAAAGAACTTTCGGTAAAAACAGATCCCAATACCGTTAATAAATACCACTATGAAGATCTTGTTTTCAGAATAGAAAAAGCTTTAGACCCAAAATAG